The genomic stretch CATCCGCCGGCCCGCGGAGTTCTCCGGATATTCCAGCCGACGCGCCAGCGCGGCGCGATCCGACGGCGGCAATTTGTCGAGAATCTTCGCCTGCTCGTCGTCGTCGAGGCCTTCGAGCAATTCGACGGCGTCGTCGGAATCCAGTTCTCGGACGCCGTCGGCGACGGTCTCGGGCTCGAGTTCCTCAAGCATCTCGTCGCGGACGGCGATGTCGACTTCGTTCAACGCCGCAAAGTCGAAATAGGCGCCGCTCAGTTCCACCAGACGAACGCGCTCGTCCGGTTCCAACGCCTCGATCAGGTCGCCGAGGTCGGCTTCGTGCAGTTCACTAACGATGTCGCGCAGGAAAGTGGCGTCAGGCGACGCGATCGCGCGCTCGATCGCCGCAATGAATTCGGGCCTGATATCGCCATCATCATCGCGCATCGGCATGTGATCGAGCGCGGTATCACCGGCACGCAGGGCCGTATCGACGTCATCGGCCATGCCGCACCTCGCTGGTTGGATGGGTTGCGGGCCTTACGCAAAATGGAAAGAAGTCGCCATCCGATCGCGGATCGAACGCATCAGGCAATACCCAATCGGCGACACAATGTGCAATGATATTTGTATGGCCTTCATTCGCAGGCCGTCACATGAGTACGTCATGATTGTGTCAAGGGTGGTTATTATCGGCCTGATGGCCTTCGCGACCACGGCCCAGGCTGCGGATTGCCCCCGGCCGGGCACGCTCGGCACCTCCCGTACACTCGCTGTCGATGCCGCAACATATCCCCGCGTGGGATTGAAGAGCTTTCCCCAGACGCTGCCGCTCAAGGACCACGAGGTGGTGCTGACCTTCGATGACGGGCCGACGCCGGGCAGGACGCCGCAGGTGCTGACCGCACTGGCCAATGAGTGTGTGCGCGCCACGTTCTTTCTGGTCGGCAGGCCGGCCTCCGAACACCCCGCTTTGGTCCGGCGGATCGCCGCCGAAGGTCATACGATCGGACACCACACCTGGACCCACCGCAACCTCGCCCACATCAAGCCCAGCGAGGCGATCGACGAGATCGACCGCGGCATCGCCGCCGACGAGATGGCACTGCATGGGCGGACATCGACCCGGCCGACCACGCCGTTCTTTCGCTTTCCCTATTTCGAATCGACGCCCGCCTTGCTCGACCTGTTGCAATCGCGGGGCATCGTGGTGTTCGGCGCCGACCTGTGGGCCAGTGACTGGGAGCCGATGACGCCGGAGCAGGAACTTAAGCTGGTGACCGACCGGCTCAACAAGGTCGGCAAGGGAATTATCCTGTTTCACGATCCAAGGGCGCAGACCGTGGCGATGATGCCGGCCTTCCTGCGCTATCTGCGCGAAAACCACTACCACGTGGTCCAGGTCGTGCCGTCGACGCTGGCGGCCAGTTCCGACGTCTCCCCCTAGCGAGCAGCCAGAAATTGCCAACGCTGCCTTGCCGAAATCAGGCACCGGGGCGGGCATTGGTTAATGGGACGTTCATGGTCGGGATCTAGATTTTGACGATAGGTAGAATTTGATGGGCGATGGCGTGATGTTGGGTGATCGAACTATCCGAATGAGGACGCGTTTTCTGACGATCGCTCTCGGTTTCGTCGTTGCCGGCGTTTCTGCGGTCTTGCCGCAGCCGGTTCTGGCCGGCGATTGCCCTGGCCATCCCGATGCGATCGGCACGTCGCGCACCTTGGTCGTGGACCCGCGCGAACATCCGCGGATCGGCACCATGCAATATGGCGAAACGCTGCCGCTCAAAGACCATGAGGTGGTGCTGACCTTCGACGACGGCCCGCTGCCGCACAACAGCAACAAGGTGCTCGACATCCTTGCCGCCCAATGCGTCAAGGCCACCTTCTTCGTCATCGGCCGGATGGCCAATGTCTATCCGGACGGCGTCCGCAAGCTGCGCGCGGCTGGGCACACCATCGGCACCCATAGCCAGAATCATCCGCTCAGCTTCAACCGAATGACGGTCGAGCAAGCCAAGAAGGAAGTCGACGACGGCATCGCCTCGGTCACGGCGGCGCTTGGCGACCCCGCCGCGGTGGCGCCGTTCTTCCGGATACCCGGTTTGCTGCGCGCCCACGCCGTCGAGGACTATCTCGCCTCGCAGGGAATCCAGACCTGGAGTGCCGATTTTCCAGCCGACGACTGGCGGCATATTTCGTCGGAACAGGTCTACCAGCTGGCGATCAGCCGCATCGAGGCCAAGGGAAAAGGAGTCCTGCTGCTGCACGACATCCAGGCCAGGACCGTCGGCGCGTTGCCGAAGATCCTGCATGAGCTGAAAGCGCGGGGCTACAAGATCGTCCATGTGGTGCCGGCGACACCCCAGCTGCCGAAAACGCCGACCGATCCGCAGCAATGGCAGCTTCACCCGGTTTCGCCGAACGTCGCGATGGCGCGCTGGCCGAAAATTCCGGCATTCGTGTTCGCCAGTGCCGAGACCATGCCGGGTCCCGCCTTCACTCAGTCCGATCTACATGAGGGTCGGCTCTTGCTGCTGCCGATCGTCGGTCATTCGCGGCGAATGACAGGCAGCGAAGTGCCGATGCCGGAATCGGCGCCATGGCCGCGGCAGTCGCGGGTCGAAACCTCGGACGATCTCGTCATGCTTCCGGTGCCGGCGGCCAGCGTGTTCAGTCTGCCCGAGCGCCACCCACCTGCCGTCACGGCGATGATGCGGCTGAAGCGTCATGCCGCCCGGCGTGCCCGCCCGCGCGTCGAAGCCAGCTCCAAGCCGCTGTCGATCGAGGTCGGCGCGTCCGCTCGATCGATCGCGGGCAGCGCGCCGATCGCCACTTCCCGGTTGCAGCCCGGCCCGGCCATCGGGCGCTGATTCGCGCCCGCGCCGCTTAATCGCTCACGATCTTGGCGACGCAGATCACCACGATCAGCGTCAGAAACATCAGATCCATATAGGCGCACATCTCGGCGCCGCGCCGCAGACCGGCGACGTCGTTGATGATGAGCCTGCGGGCGGCGATCTCGCTCGGCCCCGATTCCAGCAAGCTGGCGACCCGGCGGGTTTCGTGCTCCAGCCGCTCGATCCGATGGTAGAAATAGAATGACCGGAACGCGGTGACGGCGTGAAGCGCGCAATACACCAGAATCAACACCGCGAGGATGAAGCGCTGCTGATATTTCTCCATCAGGTTCAAGCTGTAATAGGCCAGCGCCAGGAACGCGAAGTTGGAGATGAAGCGATTGAGGTAGCTTAGAAATTTCATGGAGCCGATTCCGATCGTGCAGGTCGAGGGCTCTGCGATAACGCCTGAAGGTTACAGAGAGATGCAATGCCGCCCCGGCGGCTGGGAATTCGCTCGCAGTCCCCGCTGACTTGCCGGATACGCCGTGCGGTCGGTCCAAAACCCACTCTGGTACGCTCGGAGGGTGGTCGCATTCGTTGAGATTTCAATAGCCGATCCGAGCGCCGCGGCAATAGCCTATCCGAGCCCCGCAAATATATAGGTCCCGATCCGGCGGACTTAACGGTAATTTCAGCTTCGATGCCGATCGAATTTCGGAGTGCCACATGCCCCGATGCGGTGACGAATTGAGGTGTTGGCGACCGTCCCTGGGCCGCTGGGACGCTGGGACGCCGGTCGCGGGCCAAAGGCCGAGCGGTTCCCCGCCCGGTCCTTCCGTCAAGGCAGTCTGGGAAAGCTGCGAAAATCGACAGGAGCCGCCGTGTCCAGCGTCGACAGCCGTCCCAGAGGGCCGCTCGATGGTCCGATCGGAACCTGCACCAAGGGGGCGACGAGTAACGTCGCGCCCAGGACTGCCGCCCGGAATCTCTTCCGGCGCATCTAGAGCTCCGGTTCTGATAGATCAGAACCGGAGCTCTAGATTCTTATTTTGACGCGTTTTCTTTACGCGAACCGGTACCCACTTCGCTCGAAAACGCTCCAGCGGCTGCCGATGCCTGCGATGGCGAACGCCGTGCCGACGGTCACGAGGCCCCCAGCGGGAGATCTGCCGCCCTCCAGGTTCACGCCGTGTCGATCAACCAGAACATGCGTTCGGCAGACGCCGGCTCCCGGACCGTGGTCCACCGCCAAGCCGTCCGCGATCGCCCTGGCTGCGACCGCAGGACGCTTTGTCGTGCCTGCGGTCGCGGGGCGTTACTTCAACCCGAGTTCGCCACGCAGTCTGGAAAGATCCTCGGCGAGCGCCGTGACCGGACCGCGCACCGCGTTGCGGTCCTTCTTGGTCAATTCGTCGTAGCTCTTGTAGCCTCCGCCCGGCAGCGCGTATTTGGCGAGCACGGCTTCGACCTTGGTGAAGTTGGCGTCGATCCGGGTCACCAGCTTGGGGTTGGCCTTCTCGGTCAGCGACCGCAGCAGAGTGTGAATCTTCTTGGCGCCCTCGACATTGGCGTTGAAATCCCACAGGTCGGTGCGGCTGTAGCGATCCTCTTCGCCGGAAATCTTGGTCTTGGCGACTTCCTCCAGCAGCGCCGCGGCGCCGCCGACCACCTTCTCCGGCGGCACGGTCAGCCCCTTGATGCGGCTCTGCAACTCCTTGATGTCGGAATCCAGCTTGTCGGCCAGCGGGGCCAGGCCATCGACCGACTTCTTGGCGAACAGGCCGTATTCGATGCGATGAAAGCCAGTGAACTTCGGATCGGCCTCCTTCTTGGCGAAGTCGTCGGCACGAACGTCGATCGCCTTGTCGAGATCGGAGAACAATTCGGCGATCGGTTCGATCCGCTCGTAGTAGACCCGCGCCGGCGCATACAGCGCCTGCGCCTTGGCGAGATCGCCGGCCCGGACCGCGTCGGTGAAGGCCTTGGATTTGCTGACCAGCGCTTCGACCTCCTCGCCGACCCAGATCTTGTATTCGGAGATCGGCAACACCAGTTCGCCCGGCGCCACCTTCGACGCCGCATGGGCGAAGGTCGCGGCGGCAACGCCGGCGGTCACGATCGATAGCAGCTTCAGTCGCTTCATGGTGTCAGCCTTTCTTCGACGCCGCCTGAGCCGGCGCCCGTGGGGAGGGAGCAGGTAGAGATGCGGCATCGGCGAACAGCCGCTGGCCGAGATGGCCGCCGGGCGCGGCCACGCCGGGCAGCACGAAGTAGTAGCCGCCGCCGAATGGCTTGATGTATTCCTCGAGCGGTTCGCCGTTCAGCCGGTTCTGGGTGCCGATGAAGCCGAGCGCCAGATCCGACTGGAAAGCGACGAACAGCAGGCCCATGTCGAGCTGGCCCGATTTGCTGACGCCGTTCGAATAGTTGAAGCCGCGTCGGATCAGTCGCGCCGTCGCCTCCGGGGTACGCGGATTGGCGAGACGGATATGCGAATCGAGCGGGACTTTCTCGCCCTTCGGATCGGCCGGATAACCGGGGTCGTCGAATTCGTCGGCCTTGCCGAGCGGCGCGCCGGAATTGCGCGCGCGTCCGAAGATCGCCTCCTGCTCGCTGAGCGGCGTGCGATCCCAGCGCTCGACGAAATTGCGCACCAGCCGCACCACCTGATAGCTGCCGCCGACGCTCCAGGCCGGCTCGCCGGCATCCGGCTGCACCCAGACATAGGCGTTCATGAGTTTGTCGTCGCGGACATCGGCATTGGCGGTGCCGTCCTTGAAGCCGAGCAGATTGCGTCCGGTGCCGATCGGACCGCTGCGCGCGCCATGGGTGGCGGCGAATCCCTCCTGCTTCCATTTGATCGCGAGCAGGTCCGGCGTCGCCTTGACGACGTCGCGCAGCGCGTGGATCACCTCTTCGGGGGTTTCGGCGCAGAACTGGATCATCAGGTCGCCGTGGCACAGATCCGCATTCAGCGCGTCGTTGGGGAAATCCTCCATTTCGACCAGTTGGTTCGGCCGCAGCGCCGCGAGGCCGAACCGGCCGTCGAACAACGAAGCGCCGACCGCGACCGTGACGGTGAGGTGTTCCGGCTTGATGATGGGGCCGAGGACGCCGCTGTCGGCCGGCGGCAAGGCCGCGTCGAGTTGGGGCGGCGTGCCGCCATGCATCAGAAATTCCGCGCGGGCGGTCAGCGTGATGAACAGCTGGCGCAATTCCTCGCGGTTCTCCGCAAGCACATCGAAGGCGGCGACCAGGCCCGCATAGGGTTGCGGCGTGGTGATCCCGGCCTGATGCGGACCGTAAAACGGGATCGCCAGCGACGGCGCCGCCGCAGGCGCCGCTTGCGTCCCCGACGGCAGCAGACCGAGGCTACCCGCGGCCAATCCGACAAGCAGGCCGCGGCGCTGCGGCGACGACGGCGCGTCGCTGCGCGAACCGGCGGAATTGTGATGACGATCTTTCATGGCAAACTCCTCGTCACAGCCCCAAGATCGCCGGCAGGCGCGCGCTGCAGCGGGCGAAATCATCTGCCGCCCGAACCATGACGCGGCGATCGTCGTCGCCGAGCGCGGCACCGCGAGGCGCCTCACCCGCTTTCGTCAATGCCTGGCGCAAGCTCGCGGCGGCGGCATTCAGCTCGGCGGCGGCGGCGCTGTCGGCCCGCTCCGTCAGCGGGCCGAACAACTCGACGACCCGGACCGCGCCGCGCAGCCGGGCGTCGGCTTCGGCAAGATCGACCGGTGCCGTGCCGCCGAGGATTTCGGCCAGGGCCTTCGCCGCGGCAGCCGCGCCGGCAATCAACCGGTCCGGCGCCGGCGTCAATGCGCGCGCCGCGCGGCGGAAGGCGGCGACGTCGGTGCGCAACGTCGCGCTCGCCGGCGCCAGTCTCCCGAGCGTGCCGCCGTCGACGATTGCAGGACCGATCGCCACAAGATCGGCCGCGACGGCCCGGGTCTCGGCCTCGATCAAGGGCGCAATCGGCGCCAATTGCAGCAGCCCTCCCCGAACCTCACTCCAGCGCGCTCCGACGGCGGCAACATCGCCCGCCGCGACGGCCGCGGCGAGCGCAGCCGCCGCGGCGTCGAGGCTGCTCAGTTCGCCCGCCAGCCACACCCGATATTCCGCCACCGGGCCGATCAGATCGGTCGCGCTGGGCTTCTGCACATTGGCGGCGGTGGTGCCGGCGGCATTGACCACGGTCAGCCGTCCGCGCGGATTGTCGAGCAGCCCGCAAGTGATCTCGTATTCGCCGGGCTCGAGCCGCGTGGTCATCTTCTGGCGAAAGCCCGGCGCGATGTTCTCGCGCTCGTCGATCACCATCACCCCCTTCAGGATTTCCCATTCCAGCGCGCGGCTGGAGCGATTGGTGATCTGGAAGACGACGAGGCCGGCCGGCACCTTGAGCTCGTTGGGCTCGCAGGCCTTGGCGGTGACCACGACGGCGACCGGGCCGAACGGTGTCTCCGCCGCGACACCCGGCGTCGCGCCGGCAAGCAGCAGAACGCAAAGCGGTGCAGCCGCCGCGCGCCGTCCGGGTTTGGCTTTCAACGACATCAGCTCACCTCGGAAATCGATTGCGATGAAGCCGCGCCTGCGGATTGCGGCACGACCGCCGGGCGGCCGCCGCGCAGGAACAGCACCAGCGCAGGGATCAGGAAGAGGAAATAGGCCAGCACCTCGCCGATCGCGGGCGTGTCGTGATAGCCGAACAGCCCCGACAGCAGCGTGCCGAGCACACCGTCTTTTGGCAGCGCGGCGGACAGATCGAAGGCAATCGCCTGCAAGCCGTTCCACAGGCCCGCCTCGTGCAGCGAGCGCACCGCGCCCGCGAGCAGACCGGCGGCGACGAACAGGATCAGCACCCCGGTCCAGCGGAAGAACCGCGCAAGGTTGAGCCGGCGACCGCCGCGATAGATCGCCATGCCGATGCCGACCGCAACCGCGAGACCCAGCACCGCGCCCGCCAGCGCTTCAATGCCGACTTCATCGCGCTGCTGGAAGGCGGCGAGCAGAAACAGCACGGATTCCAGGCCTTCGCGGGCGACCGCGAAAAATGCCAGCGCCACCAGCGCCAGGCTTTGTCGGCCGTCGCCCGCCAGCGCATGATCGATGCTGTCGTGCAACTCCGCCTTGATCGAACGCGCCGCCCGCCGCATCCAGAACACCATCGCGGTCAGCACCACCACCGCGAAGAGCCCGACGCCGGCCTCGAACAGTTCCTGTAATTTCTGCGGCAATTCCGCCGACATCAATTCCAGCGCGATCCCGAACGCGAGGCTCAGCAGCACCGCTGCCGCGACGCCGAGCCACACCAGGTGCATCGCCGCGCCACGCCCGGTCTGCCGCAGATAGCCGGCGACGATCCCGACGATTAGCGCCGCCTCGACGCCTTCGCGCAGCATGATGAGAAAAGGCACCAGCATCAGAGATCCGAGGTGAGTTGCATAAAATGGCGGGTTTCCACGAACGGCCCGGCAACAGCGCAACGTGTCAGCATCGGTTTGCGCCAGCGCGGTCGCTGTCCGACGGGTACCAACTCCGACGTGCTACGCGAGAGACCTTGTGCAATCACATCGCACCAGAGCGCGACAGCCTCGATGGCCGTCCACAGTGTAGGGCCGATGCCCGTGAGGATGTATTGCATGGTCTCGAACCGGCGCGATCATGCTGTTGCGATGCATGCGCAGCTGCGGAGGTAATCGAGGACAAAATGCGCGTCAATGAGATTGCGCGGCTTGGATGAATTCTAATTCCATAGATTATAATCGCTCTATTCTAAGACCGTCACAGGACGCGTGGAGAGTCGTCGCGCCGCCTTATCAAATCGCAACACTTGCGCGCGATCGAAGGTCGGCATCGCGCCGCGATTTGAATCGCTATCTCGCCGAAGCCTCGCGGCCGGGCGCTCCGATCGCGCAGCAATTCGGCCCTGCCCCGGCGCCAGCCATGCTAGTCCTAAGCGTATTCTCATCCGACGAGCGACGCATGGAGCGAGTCGGGATTTCCCTCGACGACAATCTGCTGGACCAGTTCGATCAGTTCATTCGCCGCAGGGTTACGTGAACCGATCCGAGGCGGTCCGCGACGTGCTGCACGACCGCTTGCAGGAAGACCGGCTGTCGGAAGACAAGGCGCTGCTCTGCGTCGCCTCCCTGAGCGATGTCTGCAACCACCCCGAACGCGAACTGGCGCGGCCGATCGCCGAGATCCAGCACGCCCATCACGATCTGGTCCGCTCGACCATGCATGTCCACCTCGACCATGAGAACTGCCTGGAAGTGTCGATGATGGAAGGACCGACGATCGCGGTGCGAGAACTCGCCGACACCCTGATGGCCCAGACCGGCGTTCGCCACGGCCGGCTCAATGTGGTCCCGGTCGACGTCACGGTGGCGGCGCCCAGCCATGGCCATCACGGCCATCGTCACCATGACCACAGCAGCGAAACCGCGACGGCCGCTCCGCACGTCCGCACCAGCCCGAAGACCTGATCGGGCAGCGAGCGCATCGACAGGACAGCGGCCAATCCCGTCGATGAACAGGAACAGGCGCAGTTTCAATGGATTAGGCTTGGGTGTGGTGCGCTCGGAGGGACTCGAACCCCCACGATTTTACTCACTGCCACCTCAAGGCAGCGCGTCTACCAATTCCGCCACGAGCGCTAAGGATCGGGTTCAGGGGCCTGCCCTGACCGGACCAACGGCGCCCATTTAACAAATCAATGATGAAGGGACAAGGCCGCTTATCGATGATCCGGCGATCGCGGCAACATCTGTTTGACCTCGACCGCGATCCGATTGCGATCGACCAGCACCATGCCGCTGGCCACCGGCATATTATTGGCGAGGATCTTGACCTCGTCGGCCTCGGTGGCGTCCAGTTCGATGATCGCGCCGCGGCTGAGCCGCAGCACCTGATGGATGGGCATTGACGCGGTCCCGAGGACCACCATCAGATCGACGGAGACTTTATCGAGTGTTGGCACTGCGACCCATACTCACAAACTGGCGGAATTGCTGTGTTCCACAACACCACATTATGGTTAGCCAATGATTAATGCCCGGCAAACGCTCGATTTGCAGGGCTTCCTGCCGGTCGCCGGCGCCGCCGGTGTGGATTGGCAGATTGCCGATTCGCCGGTGCCCTATCTGGCGGCGGTGGCGGCGATGGAAGCCTGGGTGGCGGCGATCGCGGCCGGCACCGCGCCCGAACAGGTCTGGCTGCTGGAACACCCGCCGCTCTACACCTCGGGCACCAGCGGTCAGGCGAGCGATCTGCTCGACCCACGTTTTCCACTGTTTACTGCCGGACGCGGCGGGCAATTGACCTATCACGGCCCCGGCCAGCGCATCGCCTATGTGATGCTCGACCTGAAACGGCGCCGTCCCGACGTGCGCGCCTATGTGGCCGCGCTCGAGCAATGGATCATCCAGACCCTGGCGGCATTCAATGTGCGCGGCGAGCGTCGCGAGGACCGGGTCGGGGTCTGGGTGGCGCGGCCCGACAAGGGCGACGGCTATGAGGACAAGATCGCCGCCATAGGGGTCCGGCTGCGGCGCTGGGTGACGTTTCACGGCATCGCCATCAATGTCGAGCCCGACCTCAGCCACTTTAAGGCGATCGTGCCCTGCGGCGTCACCGACCCGCGCTACGGCGTCACCAGCCTGGTCGATCTCGGGCTCCCGGTCACCATGGCCGATCTCGACGTCGCCCTCCACGCCGCCTTTAACGAGGTGTTCGGCGCCACCGACCAGGCTTTGAATGCGGTAAGCGGCATCAGCTGAGAGTTTCCGTCAGTCGATTGTCAGGTTGATCGGTTCATACCTGCCGCAAATGCAACAGGCAGCGAAGGACCGAACCGATGTTGAAGATGTGGCTATTGCGACTGCACCGCTGGATCACGCTGGTGCTGTCTATCCCGCTCGCGGTGCTGATCGTCACCGGGTTGATCCTGTCGGTCGAGCCGATCGTGACCGGCGCCGAGCCGGGAATCGTCACCGCCGACACGCTCAATGCCGTGCTCGCCAAGCACGATCCGCAGGGCAACGCCCGGATGCTGATGGTGCGGGCCTATGACGGCACGGCCTCGATCGGTGGCGCCCGGCGCAGCGACGGGCTGGTCCATGTCGATCTGGCCAGCAATGAGCGTATCGAGTCTCCCGGCGCCCTCGCCCAATTCCTGATGTCCTCCCGGCGTCTGCACGAGCACCTGATCGGCGGCTTCGGCTGGCTGGTCACGGTCTCGACGGTCGCGATGCTCGGCCTGATCCTGCTCGGCATTCTGATGGGCCTGCCGCGGCTGACCAATTCGCTGTCCGGCTGGCACAAGGGCACCGCCTGGTTCTTGCTGCCGCTGCTGATCCTCAGCCCCCTCACCGGCCTGTTGATCGCGCTCGGCGTCAGCTTTTCCGCGCCGCTACCGCGGCCGGTTGCCGGCACCGCACCGATCCCGATCACCGAAGCGGTTCGTATCGTCGGCGCGGCCTATGACCTGTCGCGGCTGAGCTGGATCCGGCCACGCGGCGGCGTCATGCTGGCGCGGCTCGACGACGGCGGCGAGATGCGGGTGTTCGCGGTGACCGGCGACGGGCTGCAGCCGACCGCGCGCAACTGGCCACGCCTGCTTCACGAGGGCAACTGGGCCAGCACCGTTCCGGCGCTGCTCAATGTGGTCACGTCGATTGCGCTGCTGCTGCTGATCACCACCGGACTGTGGATCTGGGCAAGGCGCAAGCTGCGCCGTCGGCCGGTGCGGGCGTCGTCATCCGCAATGGCGCACTGATCCGCCGCCTTCACAGCGTCGGCAGCACCGAGAACCGCTCACCCGGCGCGCGCAGATCGAGCGCGTCGGGGCCAGCGGCTTCATCGACGACATCGGTCACCCGCGCCGCCGACGGTCCGCGCCGGCATTTCGCCACCATGGCGTCGACGGCCTTGGCCGGCCCGGCCAATACCGCCTCGACGCTGCCGTCGCGGCGATTGCGCACCCAGCCGGCAAGGCCATCGGCAACGGCGCTATGCGCCAGCCAGGCGCGATAGCCGACGCCCTGCACCCGGCCTTTGATCGTCACCTGACGAACCACATCATTCATGGACTGTCAGTCCGCTTGTGTCTTGAGCCCGAGAAATTGCCCGCCGCGCTCTTTGACAATGGCGGCGCGGGACACCCGTTCCATCAGTTCGGCCGAGGCCAAGCCCGATAATTCCTTCGGCCCCGCGCCGTCGCGGATCGCCGTCAGCGTCGCGAACACCGCCTCGGTGGCGGCCGCAATCGGGGCATGGCCCTGCACCGCGATCCGCACCCGCCGGCTCGCCAGATAGTCCCAGTCGGTGACCTCATCGGACGGCCCGCCGAGCACGATCGGCAGCGTCGTCGCGGCGGCGATGGTGTCGAGTTGGCCGCGGGTTTTGACCCCGGTGAAGAACAGCGCGTCGACGCCGGCCTCCTGATAGGCCACGGCGCGTTCGATCGCGTCGTCGAGCGTGCTGATCGTCAGCGCGCCGGTGCGGCCGACGATCACCAGTGTCGGATCGATCCGCGCATCGAGCGCCGCCTTGATCTTGCCGAGCCCCTCCTGCGGCGACACCAATTGCGCTGCGGCTTCGCCGAAGGCCTGCGGCAGCAGCGTATCCTCGATGGTCAGTCCGGCGGCGCCTGCGGCCTCCAGCTCCTGCACGGTGCGTCGGACATTGAGCGCGTTGCCATAGCCGTGATCGGCATCGACCAGCACCGGCAAGGCCGCCGCGCGCGTCATCCGCCGAATCTGTTCGGCCAGTTCGGTCAGGGTGATCAGCGCGATATCGGGATCGCCAAGGATCGCCAATGAGGCCACCGAGCCGCCGAACATGCCGAGTTCGAAACCCAGATCGTCGGCGATCCGGATCGAGATCGCGTCATAGACCGAAGCCGGCCGCACGCAGCGCGATCCCGACAGGACCGTGCGCAGCGCGGCGCGGCGGTGACGCCAGGCCACCGGCTCAGGCGAATTCGAGGATGACGGCGTCGACCGCCAGCGTCGCGCCGGCGGTGGCGTGGATCTTCTTCACCACGCCGTCGCGTTCGGCCCGCAGCACGTTCTGCATCTTCATCGCCTCGACCACCGCCAGCGTCTCGCCGGCCTTGATCTCCTGGCCTTCGGCGACCGCGATCGACACCACCAGACCCGGCATCGGGCACAGCACCTTCTTGCCGGTGTCGGCCTTGTTGCCGACCAGCATCCAGCGCGCCGAGGAGGCCTCGCGCTCGGTGAAGACATTGACCGCGACCTCGTAGCCCTGATGCGCCAGCCGCACGCCGTTCGGAATCGGCCGGACCTGCACCGCGATGGCATAGCCGTCGACGGTGCCCTGCCAAACCGGATCGCCCGGAATCCACGGCGACGACAATAGATGCGGCTGTCCCAGGGCGCCATCGGGGCCGACAAAGCGCACCACGAAATCCTCGCCCTCGCGGATGATATCGAGCGGAACTTCGCTGCG from Rhodopseudomonas sp. BAL398 encodes the following:
- a CDS encoding polysaccharide deacetylase family protein, with protein sequence MIVSRVVIIGLMAFATTAQAADCPRPGTLGTSRTLAVDAATYPRVGLKSFPQTLPLKDHEVVLTFDDGPTPGRTPQVLTALANECVRATFFLVGRPASEHPALVRRIAAEGHTIGHHTWTHRNLAHIKPSEAIDEIDRGIAADEMALHGRTSTRPTTPFFRFPYFESTPALLDLLQSRGIVVFGADLWASDWEPMTPEQELKLVTDRLNKVGKGIILFHDPRAQTVAMMPAFLRYLRENHYHVVQVVPSTLAASSDVSP
- a CDS encoding polysaccharide deacetylase family protein, which encodes MLGDRTIRMRTRFLTIALGFVVAGVSAVLPQPVLAGDCPGHPDAIGTSRTLVVDPREHPRIGTMQYGETLPLKDHEVVLTFDDGPLPHNSNKVLDILAAQCVKATFFVIGRMANVYPDGVRKLRAAGHTIGTHSQNHPLSFNRMTVEQAKKEVDDGIASVTAALGDPAAVAPFFRIPGLLRAHAVEDYLASQGIQTWSADFPADDWRHISSEQVYQLAISRIEAKGKGVLLLHDIQARTVGALPKILHELKARGYKIVHVVPATPQLPKTPTDPQQWQLHPVSPNVAMARWPKIPAFVFASAETMPGPAFTQSDLHEGRLLLLPIVGHSRRMTGSEVPMPESAPWPRQSRVETSDDLVMLPVPAASVFSLPERHPPAVTAMMRLKRHAARRARPRVEASSKPLSIEVGASARSIAGSAPIATSRLQPGPAIGR
- the efeO gene encoding iron uptake system protein EfeO, giving the protein MKRLKLLSIVTAGVAAATFAHAASKVAPGELVLPISEYKIWVGEEVEALVSKSKAFTDAVRAGDLAKAQALYAPARVYYERIEPIAELFSDLDKAIDVRADDFAKKEADPKFTGFHRIEYGLFAKKSVDGLAPLADKLDSDIKELQSRIKGLTVPPEKVVGGAAALLEEVAKTKISGEEDRYSRTDLWDFNANVEGAKKIHTLLRSLTEKANPKLVTRIDANFTKVEAVLAKYALPGGGYKSYDELTKKDRNAVRGPVTALAEDLSRLRGELGLK
- the efeB gene encoding iron uptake transporter deferrochelatase/peroxidase subunit gives rise to the protein MKDRHHNSAGSRSDAPSSPQRRGLLVGLAAGSLGLLPSGTQAAPAAAPSLAIPFYGPHQAGITTPQPYAGLVAAFDVLAENREELRQLFITLTARAEFLMHGGTPPQLDAALPPADSGVLGPIIKPEHLTVTVAVGASLFDGRFGLAALRPNQLVEMEDFPNDALNADLCHGDLMIQFCAETPEEVIHALRDVVKATPDLLAIKWKQEGFAATHGARSGPIGTGRNLLGFKDGTANADVRDDKLMNAYVWVQPDAGEPAWSVGGSYQVVRLVRNFVERWDRTPLSEQEAIFGRARNSGAPLGKADEFDDPGYPADPKGEKVPLDSHIRLANPRTPEATARLIRRGFNYSNGVSKSGQLDMGLLFVAFQSDLALGFIGTQNRLNGEPLEEYIKPFGGGYYFVLPGVAAPGGHLGQRLFADAASLPAPSPRAPAQAASKKG
- a CDS encoding cupredoxin domain-containing protein translates to MSLKAKPGRRAAAAPLCVLLLAGATPGVAAETPFGPVAVVVTAKACEPNELKVPAGLVVFQITNRSSRALEWEILKGVMVIDERENIAPGFRQKMTTRLEPGEYEITCGLLDNPRGRLTVVNAAGTTAANVQKPSATDLIGPVAEYRVWLAGELSSLDAAAAALAAAVAAGDVAAVGARWSEVRGGLLQLAPIAPLIEAETRAVAADLVAIGPAIVDGGTLGRLAPASATLRTDVAAFRRAARALTPAPDRLIAGAAAAAKALAEILGGTAPVDLAEADARLRGAVRVVELFGPLTERADSAAAAELNAAAASLRQALTKAGEAPRGAALGDDDRRVMVRAADDFARCSARLPAILGL
- the efeU gene encoding iron uptake transporter permease EfeU — its product is MLVPFLIMLREGVEAALIVGIVAGYLRQTGRGAAMHLVWLGVAAAVLLSLAFGIALELMSAELPQKLQELFEAGVGLFAVVVLTAMVFWMRRAARSIKAELHDSIDHALAGDGRQSLALVALAFFAVAREGLESVLFLLAAFQQRDEVGIEALAGAVLGLAVAVGIGMAIYRGGRRLNLARFFRWTGVLILFVAAGLLAGAVRSLHEAGLWNGLQAIAFDLSAALPKDGVLGTLLSGLFGYHDTPAIGEVLAYFLFLIPALVLFLRGGRPAVVPQSAGAASSQSISEVS
- the nikR gene encoding nickel-responsive transcriptional regulator NikR, coding for MNRSEAVRDVLHDRLQEDRLSEDKALLCVASLSDVCNHPERELARPIAEIQHAHHDLVRSTMHVHLDHENCLEVSMMEGPTIAVRELADTLMAQTGVRHGRLNVVPVDVTVAAPSHGHHGHRHHDHSSETATAAPHVRTSPKT